The following coding sequences lie in one Halanaerobiales bacterium genomic window:
- a CDS encoding DUF86 domain-containing protein — protein sequence MFNCCFKKWGNSKNYNVEEFVKDKMLYGSTERFLHLTIEALIDIGNHIISDKDLGKVDRYRDIPIVLYKNNYLDENMKDIFIKIIGFRNILVHDYLDIDKKRVYEILNENLSDLKLILQKYANFL from the coding sequence ATTTTCAACTGCTGTTTTAAAAAATGGGGAAACTCCAAAAATTATAATGTTGAGGAATTTGTAAAAGATAAAATGTTATATGGAAGTACAGAAAGATTTCTACATTTAACTATTGAAGCTTTGATTGATATAGGTAACCATATAATCAGTGATAAAGATTTAGGAAAAGTTGATAGATATAGGGATATACCAATTGTTTTATACAAAAATAATTATTTAGATGAGAATATGAAAGATATATTTATAAAGATTATAGGTTTTAGGAATATATTAGTACATGATTATTTAGATATAGATAAGAAAAGAGTTTATGAAATTTTAAATGAAAATCTGTCAGATTTAAAGTTGATTTTGCAAAAATATGCTAATTTTCTTTAA
- a CDS encoding LptA/OstA family protein: MKYKEAIINKKIKSNIFILALLILITIFSFSSSAFSQEKLNITGGKVDYNSETNTTVISGDVKADYGKYHFHAEEVIIENNEEQTGVMFSPENIKISPGDITGCDAEKPHYYFKAQKIKIKPNDYLEAYNVVFYELNGKLPLFYLPYLYISLSEEKQRLVTEFGYSSNRGWFGKLIFNYTSFYDLPGQIYFDYYQKTGEAYGFKQYFINNNQHQGYFYYYTQENNIDLSSLFDKHLALQYNYEKDNIVANNRVNYKYFNNYDFLEGIFKVDYQKEDQNINFDMNYENYDYDNNNEDKEINDISLEMNRDFPNQLSINADYNLDSVNYFKSKNNDEKEMEMALNLEKSFENNLDVTIDLEQNLDYDYGQDIIEERTSQEYNLNYRWLRNWSLNSNYGYEELKETDENLKSREYYESILSYRYSNLRIDTIIEREDPAFTEEDEVSFYRLPEIKITYTPRNYFEYELQLGNYFEDDSGTRGYRGAANIIYSRRFQILDNTSFNIDQEIKGRVYDLKSKTSNNNYNRYQGIYNSDLGMENNITDRLSINNNYKLTLYRGESPFEFDQAEFSEEIESSMNYNINDFLDISLESGYDLYNQEYLPLETNLKIWPLTGWLISLGTEYNLNSKEFEENLIVKSDYKTENINANTELEYDLNKNRLNTLENEISYEIPGDWGWYIENNISYDFEESVSERLEKANLSIKKRLHCREVKLSYDYLNNEVIFTYSLDIFPGDDISLGRSDQEDFIFNFGLEDDLKSE; encoded by the coding sequence ATGAAATATAAAGAGGCAATAATCAATAAAAAAATAAAATCAAATATTTTTATACTAGCTCTGCTTATTTTGATTACAATTTTCTCTTTTTCTTCTTCTGCTTTTAGTCAGGAAAAACTAAATATAACTGGAGGTAAAGTAGATTATAATAGTGAAACAAATACTACGGTTATCTCTGGAGATGTAAAAGCTGATTATGGTAAATATCATTTTCATGCTGAAGAAGTAATAATAGAAAATAATGAAGAGCAAACCGGGGTGATGTTTTCTCCAGAAAATATAAAAATTTCACCAGGTGATATTACTGGTTGTGATGCTGAAAAACCTCATTATTATTTTAAAGCACAGAAAATAAAAATTAAGCCGAATGATTATTTAGAAGCATATAATGTCGTCTTTTATGAATTGAATGGTAAATTACCATTATTTTATCTTCCTTATTTATATATCTCTCTAAGTGAAGAAAAACAAAGATTGGTTACTGAGTTTGGATACAGTAGTAATCGAGGTTGGTTTGGAAAATTAATTTTTAATTATACCTCTTTTTATGATCTGCCGGGTCAAATATATTTTGATTATTATCAAAAAACAGGTGAAGCTTATGGTTTCAAACAATATTTTATAAATAATAATCAGCATCAGGGATATTTTTATTATTATACTCAGGAAAATAATATTGATTTAAGTAGTTTATTTGATAAGCATTTGGCTCTTCAATATAATTATGAAAAAGATAATATAGTAGCAAATAATAGAGTGAACTATAAGTACTTTAATAACTATGATTTTTTAGAAGGAATTTTTAAAGTTGATTATCAAAAAGAAGATCAAAATATTAATTTTGATATGAACTATGAAAATTATGATTATGATAATAATAATGAAGATAAAGAAATAAATGATATTAGCCTGGAAATGAATCGTGATTTCCCCAATCAACTTTCTATAAATGCCGATTATAATCTGGACAGTGTTAATTATTTTAAATCAAAAAATAATGATGAAAAAGAAATGGAAATGGCTTTAAATTTAGAGAAATCTTTTGAAAATAATTTAGATGTTACTATAGATTTAGAACAAAATTTAGATTATGATTATGGTCAAGATATAATAGAAGAAAGAACCTCTCAAGAATATAATTTGAATTATAGATGGTTAAGAAATTGGAGTTTGAACTCAAATTATGGTTATGAAGAATTAAAAGAAACAGATGAAAATTTAAAATCAAGAGAATACTATGAATCTATTTTGTCTTATAGATATTCTAATTTAAGGATTGATACTATTATTGAAAGAGAAGATCCAGCTTTTACTGAAGAAGATGAAGTTAGTTTTTACCGTTTGCCTGAAATAAAAATAACTTATACTCCTAGAAATTATTTTGAATATGAATTACAGCTAGGTAATTATTTTGAAGATGATTCTGGTACTCGAGGTTATAGAGGAGCAGCAAATATTATCTATTCTCGCAGATTTCAGATTTTAGATAATACTAGTTTTAATATTGATCAGGAAATTAAAGGAAGAGTTTATGATTTAAAATCAAAAACAAGTAATAACAATTATAATCGTTATCAGGGTATTTATAATAGTGATTTAGGAATGGAAAATAATATTACTGATAGATTAAGTATTAATAACAATTATAAGCTAACACTTTATAGAGGAGAAAGTCCATTTGAATTTGATCAGGCTGAATTTAGCGAAGAAATAGAAAGTAGTATGAATTATAATATAAATGATTTTTTAGATATTAGTTTAGAAAGTGGTTATGACTTATATAATCAGGAGTATTTACCTTTAGAAACTAATTTAAAAATATGGCCTTTAACAGGTTGGCTTATTTCATTGGGAACAGAATATAATTTGAACTCAAAGGAATTTGAAGAAAATTTAATAGTAAAAAGTGATTATAAGACAGAAAATATCAATGCTAATACTGAACTGGAATATGATTTAAATAAAAATAGACTTAATACTTTAGAAAATGAGATAAGTTATGAAATTCCAGGTGACTGGGGCTGGTATATAGAAAATAATATAAGTTATGATTTTGAAGAATCTGTCTCAGAAAGACTTGAAAAAGCTAATTTATCTATAAAGAAAAGATTGCATTGTAGAGAAGTGAAATTAAGTTATGATTATTTGAATAATGAAGTAATTTTTACTTATAGTTTGGATATTTTCCCTGGAGATGATATTTCTTTAGGTAGAAGTGATCAGGAAGATTTTATATTTAACTTTGGGTTGGAAGATGATTTGAAATCTGAATAA
- a CDS encoding Na+/H+ antiporter NhaC family protein → MEEYGILTLLPPLIAILLAFLTKRVLISLFIGIFSGALIITGGNPLAGVGYTLDAITESMTSSWNVRLLLFNLLMGSGVAFIWKLGGSQALATWAQKKIDSRRAAGVGAWVLGMIVFFNDYVNAAIVGNAFRDIFEKLKISTEKLSYILDSTAAPVATFFISDWIAFQIGMIKSGIDTAGIEGVDPFTAYIRSVPYNLYCILAVIFVGIIVISNKDFGPMLKAEHRAITENKQTRDGATPMMDVGYELGEPKDIKPMLKSFFYPIIALIVVSITGMWWTGRPGENIMEILGNSAPAKALLWGAFAMTVVGFVMALTQKIMNLEETMETFMDGLKLMLMACVILVLAWTLGSITETMDLAGYIVSLLGDSVSYAFLPLVIFATGMLVAFATGTSWGTMTILTPIAIPLGFQITGDPHKALILAGVVFSGAIFGDHCSPISDTTVLSSIFSGADHMDHVSTQIPYAITVASVAAVLYLLYGFFGLSPLILIPLGIISLVILAYTLSNYFNRKYGLQDSKYHDLKA, encoded by the coding sequence ATGGAGGAGTATGGAATTTTAACACTTTTACCACCTCTTATTGCAATTTTACTTGCATTTTTAACTAAGAGGGTTCTTATTTCATTATTTATTGGTATTTTTTCCGGAGCATTAATCATCACAGGAGGTAATCCACTGGCCGGAGTAGGATATACCTTAGATGCAATCACAGAATCAATGACAAGTAGTTGGAATGTTAGACTTCTATTATTCAACTTATTAATGGGTTCTGGAGTAGCATTTATCTGGAAATTAGGAGGTAGTCAGGCCTTAGCCACCTGGGCCCAAAAAAAGATTGATTCAAGAAGAGCAGCTGGAGTAGGAGCCTGGGTATTGGGTATGATAGTCTTTTTTAATGACTATGTAAATGCTGCTATAGTAGGTAATGCATTTAGAGACATATTTGAAAAACTTAAAATTTCAACTGAAAAACTATCTTATATTTTAGATTCCACTGCAGCACCAGTTGCAACATTTTTCATTTCGGACTGGATAGCTTTTCAAATTGGGATGATTAAATCTGGTATTGATACTGCAGGTATAGAAGGAGTAGACCCCTTTACAGCTTATATCAGAAGTGTTCCTTATAATCTCTATTGTATACTGGCTGTAATTTTTGTAGGTATTATAGTTATCTCTAACAAAGACTTTGGTCCTATGCTTAAAGCAGAACATAGAGCTATTACAGAAAACAAACAAACAAGAGATGGAGCTACACCAATGATGGATGTAGGATATGAACTTGGAGAGCCTAAAGACATAAAACCAATGTTAAAAAGTTTCTTTTATCCAATTATCGCTTTAATTGTTGTTTCTATAACTGGAATGTGGTGGACAGGTAGACCTGGAGAAAACATCATGGAGATACTAGGTAATTCTGCTCCAGCAAAAGCATTGCTCTGGGGAGCCTTTGCTATGACAGTAGTCGGTTTTGTAATGGCTTTAACCCAAAAGATTATGAATCTCGAAGAAACTATGGAAACTTTTATGGATGGTCTAAAATTAATGTTAATGGCATGTGTAATCTTGGTTCTTGCCTGGACTCTTGGCTCTATAACTGAAACTATGGACTTAGCAGGTTATATAGTAAGTTTATTAGGGGATTCTGTATCATATGCTTTCTTACCATTAGTTATTTTTGCAACAGGAATGTTAGTTGCCTTTGCTACAGGAACTTCCTGGGGTACTATGACTATTTTAACACCTATTGCAATTCCACTTGGTTTCCAAATCACAGGAGATCCACATAAAGCACTTATTTTAGCAGGAGTAGTTTTCTCAGGTGCTATTTTCGGAGATCACTGTTCTCCAATATCAGATACAACTGTACTTTCTTCTATCTTTTCTGGTGCAGACCATATGGATCACGTTTCAACCCAGATCCCATATGCAATAACAGTTGCTTCTGTAGCCGCAGTATTATATTTACTTTATGGATTCTTTGGACTCAGTCCTCTAATTTTAATTCCACTGGGAATTATTTCTCTAGTTATACTTGCTTACACTCTTTCTAATTACTTTAATCGTAAATATGGTTTACAAGATTCAAAATATCATGATTTAAAAGCTTAA